The DNA region aaaaccccaaaatttcgcctaagaacttttctcaatttttcaccccaaatacgaatttaaacgatgaattctagcatagattagtggaatataaccataagggagttaagaatcattacccaaaaacttcctccgaaaatatCTCCAAATTccaccttctaccgagctctcaatcaaatttgtgaagtgaacttcaaaccctcgaatctgccccttttctgcccagttattccaTATCTGCGGAtcttgggtcgcacctgcgatgccacacctgcggaatttccttcgcaggtgcagaaatgacttaagagggctgggtccgcttctgcggaaaaagggccgcacctgcgagtgtgcGCCTGCGGActattgtccgcttctgcgatatcCTCCGCGCCTGCGTGACCctaacgcatctgcgggcatcgcagatgcgaaattcACCTCGCACGTGCGAACCCTGGCACTCTTCCATTTTTCCGCTTTTGCGCTTGCCTCCCCGCATGTGCGATCACGTacctgcggtctctccaccgcaggtgcgaaaatgacagatgcctgaagacttcggcagcaacacaaatccaacttttgatccgttaagcactcgaaactcatcctccccccccccccccccccccccccgggacctcaaccaaacatactaaccattcctaaaacaccatacaaacttagtcgagccctcaaaatcacatcaactaatgctaaaatcactaatcaccttccaattcaaacttaaagaacttgaaactttaaattcctacaaccgatgccgaaacctatcaaaccacgtccgaatgacctcaaatatttcacacatgtcacaaatgacgctacgaacctacagccactttcggaaatccattccaagctcgatatcaaaatttccactatcggccaaAATCAccgaaaatctaactttcgccaattcaagcctaaatctactacagacgtccaaaacacattctggacgcgctcctaagcttaaaatcactcaatggagctaacagagtcgataaaattctattccggacccgtcttcatacagttccgactacgatccaaattctaagacttaagttcttatttagggactaagtatcccaaatcactttgAATCACGcgataattgaattcaaccacgcacgcaagtcaaagcacataatatgaagctgctcagggccttatgccgctggacgagacttaaattctcaaaacgaccgaccgggtcgttacaagactagacttgctattgtagagactccACGAGTTCATAATTTGTCACCGAATAATTTTACTCCTCTTACGAAATGCTTCCGTGAAATACATGTTTCGttgaaagtttttcttttgtaaaagaaattatgactcacacgtttattcgtgagtgggttcaaggacccgtcaaagcttcttattctaatgggatcgagctgttcgcctcggcaggattatgtacttcttattctaatggaattgggccattcgcctcggcaggatttatgtaccacactctcatgggagcaggtcgttcgcctcggcagtttaatagatgcatctatggttcgcgccgttcgacccttttcaatgcacagtttaaattttatgttggattgggtcgtacgcctcggcatttcctatatcatatcctcatggaatcatgCGTAATCTTTAGCGAGAAGCCAATGTATTTGTGAGTTTTCCCTATTTGAGTTATGACAACTTATCTGATgagatccacatatatatatatatatatatatatatatatatatatatatatatatatatatatatatatatatatatatatatatatatatatattctcccgtTAAGGAGAGAATTTCTAATGAAGATCCCGAGTTCCTCGTAAAAAGGGGTATTTGTACCACGTGATTTATTCttgtttatctcatttatttactctacctcatatttacttacaTCTTCATTGTacatgatattattggaccactagtaagtgtcgatgtcgatccctcgtcactactcctccggggttaggctagatacttactaggtacacgttgattacgtactcatactacacttgctgcatatttttatgTAGGTGCATATGTGACTAGCGGTCTTGTGAGAGCATAGGCATGTATGCATgcggggacttacgtgagctgcattccatattacgaccTACATCCGgtagagtctcctttagagtatttatatttctcctgtccaattttgtattccggacagatgttatattttatttttacgttcctagttgatgctcatgcacttgtaacactgaggtttggggtgattatgggttgctctgtattgaattgttaaaaatattattaattactctataaatttcatattttactatttaattgaaggaaatatgatttcaaaaatattaaaatgagaaccaaatcaatatttatttttggcttgcctgacagcggtgtccggcgccatcacgacctttaatggattttgggtcgtgacacttaggaTATGGtttaactgtcaaatcctaataggcgatcaactatgtgttcatgtcaaatataagaaactcttttcttctttcatttaatTGCCCTGGCCAAtgtcttaatttggtcgtttataattcatgacaacatggagcttaaactcattagcaagagttgacagattccatcttgatcaatcactaattctacaagtatttaatcgtacccaatatcctttctattatcgccctagggccatatgtgtctagtatcaaagcacaataaatgaCTTGTTAATTACTATAACggtctcaggtcaaaggaaactcttacatcacatttttcaaaagaatatcctattgacaatTTATGGTatttctaaccattaggaattatccaatacgtcggttcaatgatcatatctctatatgcatctatctatgtgatttagttaatgagatcaactaatctttatccaataaagacgatcacataaatattgatttaaCCAGATTACTAATATCCAAATTAATAATTCtttgatcaagaacaaatttagattaaattttaagaaactccactctcattatcatgatctccttcacaatgtcaagtctcaaaatttaatcaaggaccttatcaagttaatcaaacaattaataataataatgataaaagaatatcagatgccatatatttttatatcaaataacgttcataaaaatatgttcaaatcatcaaatatgagactGGATCTAAGGCATATCTATTATATCCCTAACATAATCTCCTCCATCATGGCTAATACCATCTCATGTGGCTGCCACCCTTTCccccactactagaaattcggaaaAACCGACCACGATTGACCGGCCGATTTTGGTTGGCCGAAAAACCGACTGAAGACGgtcggttttttttaaaaaaaattcttttttttacaAAACCGACCAACTCTGGTcagttttctttggcgcaaaaatgcggaaaACTATTTTTGCGTCCCGCGAAACTAAAATTTTCaataaaccgaccaactttggtcagttttttatttaaaataaattaaaattaatattagaAAAACGGACCGAAATCGGTCGCTTAATTCTTATGGTCATTTTAAGCACTACTAAACCTTAGTTCAGTGCCTAATTTCTTCCATAGCACCCTCTATTAGAGGGCAGATTGTTGTCTTGATCGGGCGTAATACCCCCCCTTCGTCATAAGGCGTGCTTTCTCACCACCTAATGATGATCAAATCACGATAACCAATCGAattcggtcggtaattttatttttgaataaaatcGAACATCGGTGAGTTATTTTCGCACAAAAatgcaattaaagaatataaataaaataaaagattgtCTTAAAATAAATGCACCAAtgatctagtggtagaatagtatcctacCATAGTACAGACCCCGACTCAATTTTCAGATGGTGAAgattttaattacataattaaaataccgtcGGTTTTTTTTggcaattttttcttttttggaatttaattgaccgaccgaaATAGGTCagaaaataccgaccaaagttagtcggttaGCTCTACCGACCTTACGATTACCGACCGCCACGAATCGGCCGATTTTCGGTCGATTTTTGCCAATTACCGACCAACATCGATCTGTTTTGACGGtcgatttttcccttttttttagtAGTGCCCAAATAGTTCTCTTCCCCTTTATTCGTCTTCTTACCCTATTCAGAATCATCAGCACCTCCACCATTTTTCAGCAACTCACCATAACCCATTTATTCATCTTCGATTTctctaaaataaaaacaaaaacgtAATTTCCACATAAAACAATAACTCCCTTGCGTCAAACTCTATTGTCCCTCTGCAATTTTAATCTCAGCACCCACaaatccatatttttcttgaagaTGATTAACGGACGAGGGACAATTTTGGACCATTTTTATAACGTTAGGGACAGCTATGTCTTTTCAAATAGTAGACAGgcaaattttaccatttttttaaaaataaatcgacTAAATTAAAGTGTCACGAACTTGTACTCCTCACAGCCCAAAAAGAGtcctaaaaaataaaagagaagtttctctttaataaaatatacatatctaaaATTATATAAAAGAAGTACATCACTAGAGGTTACTTTCAAAATCACCTGACTGCCTTCACATAAATCAtttaaaaaattaagaaattatACAATGTAGGCAGAAGTCCATGATAAAGCAAGTTTCATAACTTTGTCTACTTCAAGTTTTTTGCCCTTTAAGAGTAGAGAGGTATTAAAGTGTAACATAAATATATATCCTCTTCAATTTAGCTTTCCCAAATCCCACCTGCCTAATGAATACCAAAAAAGAAGGAATAATAATTCCTTAAGCATATAAATTCAGTTTAAAAAATGTTTTCACGAGACATCCTAGTTTGTAGAGTTTAGCTCGTGATAAGTCTAATTTTAGGAACTGTAAATATCATATGGAccacagaaaaagaagaagaagatattgCTTTCTCTGCGTCAAAGAATTCAATCTGTATATAAATTTAGCAAGTTAATTGGTCATCTTTCCAAAACTAGATGACTATAAAATCAAGACAAGATTTTATACCTTGAGACGTTTGACTAAAACAAAAGATTGGTACTCCTCTGCCGTTCTTGTAGCTTAAACGTGGGCATATTTTAGGCTAAACAAACTTCAATCATATTGCTGGATAAAAAAAAAACCTCAAAGAAGAtcattaaagaaagaaaacaacattaTTTGGATTTTCTAAAAgagctaaaatatgattcaactGAAGTGGTTGATTGATTCCATCAAGCAAAACACATCTTCATAAGTATTCCAACACATGCATATATGTGCTATGCCCTCTTGACGACCCTAACCATCAGACCATGTTTCATTTGCATGATAATAGAAGTAGTGGGAGAGCTATTTTGAGCTTCCACTAATTGGATATCATAATTGTATAGGATGATGGCTGCCACTATTTTCATCTGAACAAATGCCATTTCTTTTCCTATACAAGTTCTTGGACCCGCATTAAACGCTGGAAATTTGAAAGATGGCTCATGTTTAATCCCTCCTCGTTCTGAGATCCATCTCTCAGGTTTGAATTCTAAGCAATCTTTCCCCCATATAGTCTCCATTCTCCCCATTGAATAGAATGGTATAATCATTCTCGTTTTTGGAGTAACACGGTGACCGCTAGGAAGGATGTCATGTTCAAGTGGGACTTTGTGCTCTAAGGAAACTGATGGAAAGAACCTAAGAGTTTCACAAAAGGCAGCATGTAGATAGACCAATTTTCGTGTTTCTTCTTTGTTGAAAAACTTGAGGTTTTCATCTTTTTTCAGATGCAGTTGTTGCTGAATCTCTTCTCTAATCTTTGTCTCGACTAAGGGATTTTTAGCCAAGAGCCAGAAAAACCAAGTGAGAGCTGCACCTGTTGTGTCTCTCCCAGCAAACATTAAATTCAAGAAAGTGTCCCTGAGAAATTTTTGTAAAGTACCCAAATCTCCTTTGTTCCATAGATTGTACATTCTAATATAGGCAGTTAAAAATGTAAAACTTTCCTCATCTTTGATGGTTTTCTTCATCAACTCCTCTAGCTTTTGTGAAATGCAAGGATATATGAACTGATCAAAAGACTCCCATGCTTGAGTGAGCTTCTTCTCTTTACCAATTTGAAGCCATTTTTGCAATTTCCAACAATTTTCTGGCGTTATATGTCGGTGTAAAAGAGCATCAAGAGCATCGCCAAATGCCTTTTCATATGGCAAATAAGGTAAGTCAATGGACAAGCTTCTCGGATCATGATCAAGTAACAACTTGGTGATAGAATCAAAAGTGAACCTTTGCAAAACGTCTTGTAAATCTAATGTTTTGTCTTGTTCAGCAAAAGCATCAAGAATTGGTCGAAGCCCTTTTTCGACAGTGTCCCACATGTTCCTCTCTAACAAAGTTTGAAACTTTGCATGGCTCATTATGGACAAGGTGGTTTTCCTATGAATCTCCCATAATTCATGATCAACATTAAAGATCCCATTTCCCAAGATATCAAATATCTTACGAAATTCGGGTCCCTTTGGATAGTTTGagaaatttttactaaatatatgatGAATATTTGCAGAATCACAAGTAACGAACATGTCCAAGTTGGCAAACATAGGACCTTCGAACTCATAAGTGCCGCCAACATCTATAAGAACCTCAGTCATATATTCATGGATACGATGAAGATTCATAATAACTGCAGGTAACATCCGAATGAATGGCCAATTTGTTGGTTCTGACGATGTTTTTGTCCATCTATGTCGGAGGTACCATACAATAAAATAAGTGAAACCAAAAATTATCAATAGAAGAGGGGAATATTCAAGTAAATTCATTGCGGGTTggaggtttttttttctttttggtcaaGCTAGCTTTGGTTCTTTTAGTAATTTTGTAGGATTGAGCAATTCATTACCTTCAAAAAATTTATATAAGAGTTGCAATATTCGCACCTTAAGTTTGAGCTGGCCCCAATATTATTTAAAAGTATGTGATAATTAGTTGAGGAGTTTGACAATTGACATAGATTGTACACGTTCTTGAAAAGGAATGGGCAATTTCATTTAAGAATTGATTCATTTCTTTCTAATTATAAACAACTTCATTCAATTTCAAACTAACTTTTCAAGATAGGCGtcgatatttttggatttcaagattTGTTTAGTTAGATTTTTTCTTCCCAATCACGTGTTATGTACCCGTTTTCGAACTCAAAAGTCTTAGGACAAAGCATTAGCTCCATATCAATTGCGATTTTTTATTTTGTCTGATTGAA from Nicotiana tabacum cultivar K326 chromosome 24, ASM71507v2, whole genome shotgun sequence includes:
- the LOC142178586 gene encoding alkane hydroxylase MAH1-like, translating into MNLLEYSPLLLIIFGFTYFIVWYLRHRWTKTSSEPTNWPFIRMLPAVIMNLHRIHEYMTEVLIDVGGTYEFEGPMFANLDMFVTCDSANIHHIFSKNFSNYPKGPEFRKIFDILGNGIFNVDHELWEIHRKTTLSIMSHAKFQTLLERNMWDTVEKGLRPILDAFAEQDKTLDLQDVLQRFTFDSITKLLLDHDPRSLSIDLPYLPYEKAFGDALDALLHRHITPENCWKLQKWLQIGKEKKLTQAWESFDQFIYPCISQKLEELMKKTIKDEESFTFLTAYIRMYNLWNKGDLGTLQKFLRDTFLNLMFAGRDTTGAALTWFFWLLAKNPLVETKIREEIQQQLHLKKDENLKFFNKEETRKLVYLHAAFCETLRFFPSVSLEHKVPLEHDILPSGHRVTPKTRMIIPFYSMGRMETIWGKDCLEFKPERWISERGGIKHEPSFKFPAFNAGPRTCIGKEMAFVQMKIVAAIILYNYDIQLVEAQNSSPTTSIIMQMKHGLMVRVVKRA